TACCCAGCCATGGCTTCATGCGAAAGTATAGCCAAGAATGCGAGTAAAGCGGTACGAAAAATTCAAGACCCCGAAGAAGTAGAATGACATTGAGTGTTGTATGGTTCGAAAAGTACACAGGCAGCACGAAGTGTTCGAAAGAgaaagaccaaaaaaaaaaaaaaccacagaaaACAATCAAGGAATGAAACTGGTATCGATGCCATGAGAAAAGTCCCAGATGCATATCCTCTGATGAAATAATCAGCGTCAAGAAACCCCTAAAGGCCGGGAAAAAAATCATACCTGGTCTTCTCCGCATGACACAATCTAAGCGAAGAAATTCAATTGTTCAAGGTTAGTTTGGCAAAACGAATCAGCATCCAAGGGAGTGCTTGCCTTTTTGGCGTCAAATCCAATACAGAAAATCCGCCCGGTATGACCTCCTGTAAGGTTAGCGACAAGATACCCCGTCTTTCTATCCCAAACCTATAGCAAAATATCAATGAAGAAGTACCACAGACACAGCACAAAATGTACATGCCTTGACACTCAGGTCATAACTACCACTCAGCACAAAGTCCTCTCCTAGAGCCACCGTCCGCACAAGATCACTGTGATGGCATCCGCCACCAGTATGTCCATAACGATCCGGCGGGCCCCTATGCACAGAAAACGCTGATTCTATGCTGCTGCTACCGCAGATTTGGCATATCAGCCCCCCATTGCTTATACTGCCGCTGTGCGCGCTCCCGTCCGAGGCGAAATGGAGTGCTGAGGCGCTGGTGGTAGCGTCGTCGGGTCCGAATTTGGGGTCTGTCGACCAGCCTTGCTGTGTGTGCATGTCAAAGAGGCGGACGTGTTTGTCTGAAGAACCCGAGACGACGAAAGGTGGGCAGAAATCGATCGAGGCGATTCTATATTTTGTACATAGGATTAGATTTGTTTGAATCGGGTAGAGCAAGAAGAAGCCTTACCCTCGAGTGTGATGATCATTCAACGTTCGTAGCAGTTTGCCTGTTTCAGCGTCCCATAATCTCACTGAACGGTCGCCCGAGGCTGATACAATATAAGTGTCTGATATCGAAACAGCGTTGACAGCCGCTCGATGAGCATTCAAAACAAATTGCTGTTCTAATTCTGGGAATGAATAAATTCTGACAGTGCGATCTGAACAAAATAAAACGGTCAGTAAAGCGAAAAGAAACAAGATCATTCCACGGGTACCTTTCGAACACGACACCAGTCTGCGGTCGTCAAACCTAACACAAAGCACACTCTCCTCATGGTCCGTAAGAACCTTGACCAACTTATTCGTCTCCAAATGCCACAGCGCGACCTTGCGATCACTGCCCGCGCTCGCCAGGTACCCATTATGCACACATATACTCAACACCGAGCTATTATGCACGTCCGCAATCACACGCTCAACCATACCCGTGCTCAAATTCCACTCGCGCACCGTCCGATCGCGCGAGCCCGTGAACAGCACCTGCCGCCCCGTCTCCGGGTACGTGTACAGCTGCAAACAGTACACATGGCTCGTGTGCGTGTTCGTCGCCGGCGCGCCTGCCCGCGTCTGCAGCGGCGACAGCCGGTACGACGACGCGAGCACGCGGTTCCGCAGCTTGATGTGCGTCTGGTGCAGCAGCTTGTAGTTTGGCTTTGCGGTGGAGAAGTCTTGCAATACGGACGGCGCGGAGTAGCGGTTTTGGTGCCGCGCGGCGACGGCTGCGGTGAGACGGGTGTGGTGTGGTATTGGTGGGTGGTTGGGAAGCGGGAGGAGGGTCGCGCGGGATGAGGAGGCTTTGCTTGAGGAGGGCATGCTCGGGTAGGAGGCAACGGACGTCTCGATAGAGGACACCGTGTTCAAATTGACGCTCAGGTTCGCGATGGACGCCGCGATGGATGCGAATCCCGAGTCGAGCTCGGCCTGCATGAGCGTCAGCTCTGCTTTGGCGGCCTCTACGCTGTCGATCATGGGCGCGTGGAAGGTAAAGTCATCGCCGTCTTCATCTGAaccctccccatcctcttcttcttcttcttcttcctcctcctcctcttcatctgaGTCGCCCATGCCCTCATCATCCGAATTGTCCCAGTCGGCAAAGTTGCGATTGTACGCGTGCGACCGCGGGACATGGCGCCATGTCCACCCGCGGGCCTGGCAGAGCGCCTTCCACAACGACTGGTCATTCGCGAGCGCCTGCCACCGCCGGCTCACAAGCGCACATGCCAGCAGCGTCGTATACGGCAGATACCCAAAGATCTGGAGCGAGACTTCCGTCGGTAGACACTACACATGCACATGAATACACACAAAGGaaattcaaacaaaaaatggTGAGAGAGAGGGGGGACAGGTCAGCAAATCTGTGACAAAAAGGCAAAGAGCGGGCGAACCGCGTCATACGCACTCCGACAACGTCAAATTGGAGCAGCGGCGCGATGCGTCTTTGGATGGTAGCCAACCGCGAGCGAGGCAGCGATGCCAGAAGCTTATACGCCAACTCTAAGCGCAAAGGGTGAGTGGTCCATGCAAGGCGTACAAAATGTAGAAAAGCGAACAAAACACACCTTCGGTGTCGTGCACCGAGCGTGACGCGGAGCCTGGGTTCGAGTTTTCCATCGTGGTCGCAGCGGGCTCGGGGTGGTTGGAGTCGGAGTGTGAGTGGGCGAGGAGGTGGTGTTGCACAGCTACGGCATCCTCCTCGATGAACCCTTCATCTGGCGCCAACGGCgaacctgaacctgaacctgaacctgaacctAATGGGACAGCAGTACCGTTTCCGAGCATCGCTAAAGGAGCATATACAAGGCAACaacacaaaaaaaccaagTCCGTCAAAGATCTCCTTTGCTCGCCAGTAATAGGTATTGCAGTAAGGGGTGTGTGGTAGGCGCACCAAATGAAAAGGCGAATGTTTATTTAATATATCGAGAGAATTCTCATAAGAAAGGAAGCCGTAACTACAAGTTTTATGGACCGAATTCGAAAACAGCAGGCTACGACGAcgaaacgacgacgacggccaGGTTTGATCTGAATCAGAGTTAAATCATGGCAACAACGTCCCAGGCACGTGGCGGGAACTAATGCACTCTCCAGCTCGCAACGAACAACGAAGATCAAAGGCTGCCATTGGCTCGTCGCTGGACCCGTGACGATTGGGACAGGATATCCCACGCTACAATAGATACATAAAATGATACAGATGATCGTTTAGCttcgtttcttctcctcccccGGGTCTGACATGGACTCGCAGTCTAGACTGTCCTCTAAAAGCAGGCGACAAATCCGAAAACCCTTGACAATCCACGAACAACAATATGACCCATATCAATCTCCCAGCGCCTCACTTGTCATCTGCGCACAGTAGCACAAAGCCTCAGATACTACTAGGACTCCCCACCCAAgccgcgctcgcgctcgtcCATCTTCCGATTGGCTTGGACCAACAAAACATAATTCAAAACCCACACCCATACCCACACGCACAAGTCATATGCCTCTCATAGCTCCGAGCTCCCAGAAACCACTGATCAAGCTTCAAGGGCGACACCCAATCGGACCCAACCCATCCATCCACCCAACCAACAGACAGGAGCAAACCTTGTGTTGCGGCTCATCCATTGGTTTCCAAATTCCCTGGGTATATTATAATCAAGGCGGCATAAACCATGATTCGTGATTCGTGCGACGTGAATCCATCAAAACTCTCGAGACTCGAGAGAGCGGTCACTCACGGTACCACTTTTAGCGCGCGGTCTAGACGCGTCCATTGTCGATTATGTCTGATTCCTGATTCGGACTCgacttgacttgacttgtATCGTTTCTGATTTCTCCCCATGGCTAGAGAGCATGCATGGCAACAGGATCTTGACACTGTCCACTGTCCGAGTCtggcaccaccaccaccatcatcatcatagcACATAACGCATAACGCATATATTTGCACTATACTGTCACTAGTCTTGCTACTAGCTAGTCGACTGACTCTGCGCTGGGTGCTAAGTCCGCCCGCAACCAGACATTCCGAATTCTGAATGGATGGCCGGGAGCCTCGAGACTCGAGAGGCGGAGGGACCGGATGATCGATGatcgatgacgatgaggtgTGGGGATGTATGcatatacatacatacacaccTATACACCATCTGAATGTCATCCCCGTGGTCTCCCATATCCCATATCCCATATCCCGACGGCTGGACTCTGGACTCTGGACTCTGACCGGAACAAACCGATCATACTGTACATCTATGATGTATATCGACGCCGGACGGGTTGCCTGCGAATACTGCGAATATATGCACATGTACTACGAGACCGATATCCTTAGCGGCGGATTATAATTATGATAGGAGCAAacgccaatgccaatgccaatgcaaGTGCCGTAGTACGCCATTGCGCCCAAGAGTCAGTCACCCTTTGTATGTGCTCTGAGATCCGAAAAATAGGGATGCTCAAGCTCACATtctattcattcattcattcatttctgtACATGTCTGCCGTCATAAGTTAGAACACAGGATCCAGGGCTGGTAACGTACTCACTACTCATTCATGCAGTCATACAAATCGACACTGGCAAGGAGACGATTACATTGAAATTTGAATTTAAAGTCATTAAAGTAAATGAAAGGTGACAGGAAAGCCCTGTACAATGGCAAAACGAGGATACTTGGCTCTGTCAAGTGCGTCGGTCACGGATTACAGCATGCaatagcagcagcagtagaCTAGTAGTAATAGTACTAGTAGCTGGTCAGAGCTGAGCGACtttgtcattgtcattgcCAGTCATTGCCAGTCAGCGCCGTCTCTGTCATTATAATATGAGCACGGGCCCGGGCACACTAACACTTACTACTATTAGAATTAAACTTAAAGCTTGAATAAACCCTACCAAATCATTGGTCCATTGTTCTGTCATATTTAAATAACTTGAAGTAAGTAACGTTCGAAACCGCCATGCTACCTTGGTAAGTACATGGTTTCAAAGGTGTTATCCGGGGAATTTGAAGCCATTATCATTATcactatcactatcactTCATAATTACCTCTAGCACAAATACAATGATTGTGAATCTGTGACTCCTccatttcattcattttATTGTATTTCATACCACTGATTCCCTGAGCGCCAGCGCTTCAAATCAAATACTACAAAAGAaagcgagagagagagagagagagagagaacaATACTGAGCTTCAATTTTTCAATTTCTCAATTCAGTTCAATTGTCGTTTCAAGCCAATTCCAGTGCCATATGTAGTACTACTACTAGTCAATATGTACAGGCTTGTCAGCGGCAAGGTTGAGGTTCAAGTTAAACCTTGAATCCTGAAGCATGAAGCCTGAAGCATGAAAGCGCacaaccacaaaaaaaaaaccaaaaccaaaaaaataaaagtcTACCTAGGAAGCAGAGGTAAACGAACAATAGACAATGGAATTCTTACCCTTCAGTCATCAGTCATCAGTCATCAGTCTTCACCGCTCAGCCTGACTCCAGAGCCTCGAGGCTCGCTCGCTTTTCCATAACGAATATGTAGCTAAGGCTTACGGCACGCTTCTTTCTGGATTCTAATTCCCCCGACGCGCTATATATACACGCACACTCACACGGTATGACGGAAGGAGTGACTGGTGAAAGGGATCAAAGggatcaaagtcaaagaatAGATCAATGATAATGGTATTGATAATGGTGTGGCAGGTGAAAGGGATCAATCATCAATGGGTGAATAAGAATAGTGAATAATAGATTGTATAGAATGGATTGTATGGATAGAGTGGATAGAGTGGATAGAATGATAGATTGTGTGAAATGGATAGATTCAAGTTGGGTGGAACGGGGTATGGGGTGAATCAACGAGCGATGCGGGAAGTTCAAGGCGATTCAGACCGGTCAAGGTGGGATTGAATGGGGCGTAGCAAGGCGCaaatgcagatgcagatggcgAAAGGTCGGaagggaggggaagggaagggTTCCCTCCCAGTCCCAGATCCCAAATCACATTTCACTCGCAAATGTGCAGTAATGTAGGATTTGTGTGTTATTGCAATTTTTTAATCATACAATGGCTGATTTTTCAGATGGTGGGTGGTTCTAGTCGTACATAATGCATAATTTATAGTAATATAGTCATGTTGTGGATGATGAAGGGGAAGATGCAAAGtgaagagagagaaacagCGAAAAAAAAGCGAATCGCAAAGTCCAATGCAAGAAACTccaatcaaatcaaatcaaacagCGTTCACGACTCTTCAGGCATCGGCGCGCCCGTAGCCTTCGCAATCGCCTCAAGAACGACCCTCCACACCTGCTGCACGACCTCAAACACCTGGGCATCCACCACACCCAGCGCACACGCATTCGCCCAGAGCCCATGGACCACCGTCGCCCTCTGCATCATCCCACCCACATCTGCATCCCAGCCCGCAGGCAACAGCGAGCGCCTCAGCCTCTCCGCGTCCTGGACGTACAAATACCAAAGCAACAACCCGAACTGCGCGGGTGCCGGGAGCGCGAGGCGCACGACGGGGAGTGTGACGCtgggagaagaggagggcggGAGCGGGtaggcggcggcggaggaggggaagTGCGGGAGGGATGCGCAGAAAGCGCCGAGCACGAGCTGGTGGGCGGGGAAGAGGGTGTATTtgcgggaggaggaggaggggagggaggaggTGATGGCGAGGATGTGGGTGGGGCAGATGCTCCCGTGCGAGATGGGATCGGAGAGGAGAACTTGGAGTTCATCGGGCAGCTGCGAGCGATGGTGCTGTGGGATCGCACCCTGCACTCCTGCGTACATGCTAGAGAAGGCATGGGTAAGTTTGTTGAACGATGGCTGGATGGGGGGATCAGAGACGTACTGAGTAGAGAGATGTTTGAGGCCTTCGCGGGCGTAGGTGAGGGGCGTGTCGCCGAGACCCGGGCAGGCCTTGCGCAGCTCCTCCTCGTCGATGGCGAGCGGAGCGGGGCGCGGGAGGTGTGCGCGGATAGATACGCGGCCCGAGCGGGGCTGCACTGGAGGCT
This Psilocybe cubensis strain MGC-MH-2018 chromosome 3, whole genome shotgun sequence DNA region includes the following protein-coding sequences:
- a CDS encoding Beta-xylosidase, yielding MLGNGTAVPLGSGSGSGSGSPLAPDEGFIEEDAVAVQHHLLAHSHSDSNHPEPAATTMENSNPGSASRSVHDTEELAYKLLASLPRSRLATIQRRIAPLLQFDVVGCLPTEVSLQIFGYLPYTTLLACALVSRRWQALANDQSLWKALCQARGWTWRHVPRSHAYNRNFADWDNSDDEGMGDSDEEEEEEEEEEEEDGEGSDEDGDDFTFHAPMIDSVEAAKAELTLMQAELDSGFASIAASIANLSVNLNTVSSIETSVASYPSMPSSSKASSSRATLLPLPNHPPIPHHTRLTAAVAARHQNRYSAPSVLQDFSTAKPNYKLLHQTHIKLRNRVLASSYRLSPLQTRAGAPATNTHTSHVYCLQLYTYPETGRQVLFTGSRDRTVREWNLSTGMVERVIADVHNSSVLSICVHNGYLASAGSDRKVALWHLETNKLVKVLTDHEESVLCVRFDDRRLVSCSKDRTVRIYSFPELEQQFVLNAHRAAVNAVSISDTYIVSASGDRSVRLWDAETGKLLRTLNDHHTRGIASIDFCPPFVVSGSSDKHVRLFDMHTQQGWSTDPKFGPDDATTSASALHFASDGSAHSGSISNGGLICQICGSSSIESAFSVHRGPPDRYGHTGGGCHHSDLVRTVALGEDFVLSGSYDLSVKACTFCAVMGFLHVAGTKIVDAEGKEVRLHGAGLGGWMTMENFISGYPGCEYQVREALAETIGQEKAEFFFDRFLEHFFAEPDAQFFKSLGLNCIRIAVGYRHFEDDMNPRVLKANAFKHLDRAISICAKHNIYTVIDMHTAPGGQSGGWHADGGSHIGYFWRHKDFQDRLVWIWEQIAARYKDNEWIAGYNVLNEPADPHPQHASLIAFYDRAHAAIRAVDANHILFLDGNTYATDFTKFPEDAGQRWSNTAYALHDYAVFGFPSSPEPYEGTPAQIERMEKTYQRKREWMDKRGLCAWNGEWGPVYGRIEYDGDETDAINKRRYAVLKDQLTIYKKDGLSWSIWLYKDIGFQGMVYVSRATPYMQRFEEFLRRKQRLAVDAWGKDDKHVKHIYQPLIDLIKNSVADPSHLKLYPPIWSVEERVTRISRTILVAEFMVKEWADTFRGLDEAQLEDLAKSFAFENCIERDELNQALREFSSIS